In the Arachis ipaensis cultivar K30076 chromosome B04, Araip1.1, whole genome shotgun sequence genome, TTTTTAGTCCTCCTAGGGTGCACATGGACCGGATGAAGTCGGGTTCGTCTTGACCTTGACCTTGCCCCGAccctaaataatgaccgggtctatttttgagatccTTACCCGGTTCTAAACTctatgaaatcacaccaaattatcCCTGAAATTTTTGGGTTCAAGCCGGATCTTCAGCCCGGGTCGAGTAATGTGCACCCCTAAAGAAAAGGGAGGCTGAGAGAGATAGATTAAATTaggattttgagtttttaattgGCCGGGTCAAGTGACCCGTGTCACAATCCCAAATTGGTTTAATGATAGCCGAGTCAAATCATATGATTTCGGGCCTTAGTCAATTGAAAAAATGTGGGGAGACAATGAGTTtagtatacaatgtgtacaatagaaataaaaaggaaaTTAAGATCAGATGattaattagttatttaattcaaatttaaaaatttaaaaattaggatTAACATTTAAACGCATTCACACTATTATTCCTAATCTCACCAGAACCTCCAATTCACGTCCTCACAATCATCGTGACCACGTTCTCCCGCCGCCGCTCCTGTTCACGGCCACAGTACTACCGTCGCTGCTGTTCAGGAGTCCAGTGCCGCTGCAACCGTTTCTGTTTTGCGACTACGTTCTCCCGCTACCGTTGCTGTTCACAAGCCCCAAATTATTGCTGTTTTCGATCTGCTGAGGGTGCCACTGCTAAAGGCTAGTGAATAGGGAATTGATTGAGCCAAGGAAATTGTTGGGAAGTCAATATGGAATGTTCGTATGGGGAAGGAGGATCTTTTGCACCATCTTCATGTGTCACTCATGATACATATGGTACGGACGTCAACATTGTTACCCGTCGCCGCCTAGCCTCTCCGCAAACGTCTGATCGCGCCGCACCAGCCCCGGACAGCCTCTTTCGTGCTGCCCACCCGCCGCCGGCCGTGCAGCCTCTCCCGCAGCCAGTTTGATCATGGTTGCTTCTTCtgttcattcatcttcttctccttctactTTAATAGACAGTTTAGGATaatcattttagtaggtatgcggatgattattttaattggATTGGGTTTAGttagatataattaaaatatgttggatgttcaattcattaggtatgcgaatgattatttttattcttaagtggatggttatttctAATAGAGGTGAAGTCGGATGATTATTGACGAAGGTGGAGGTGGCAGCTGGTTGAGAAAGAAGAGGGTATTGGAGTAAAATGTTTTGGTAAATTAGGGTTTGggatggttatttttttgaaataactaaTTGTATTTTTTGacaatttgaaatttgaaatttgatgtgaAATAATTGAATGAGAGTTTTTGAATTTAAAGTAATCTGTGGAGTGGTTTTCATTATTTATCCCTATTGGGTTAAATAACCGTCCGCCGTTGTACACATGGTCAAGATTTTTGAGcgagattcaaattttaaatgataTTAGGTCAGGTCTGACCCGAATTGAGCGGGTTCGGTCCAGATTGTCAAGTCGGACCGGATCGTGTTCACTCCTACTATAAACGTTTGGGATAAAAAGAGACGAGAGACTCTATCATTAGCTATAAGTGGCTGTAGAAAAAGAAAGACGTATAGAAAGGGAAAGCTAAGACTTACCAGTTCCTTTTTGAATCCAAGGCGAGACGGCAATAGTTGGAACTCTAACTCCCAACCTATCAAAGGTGAAGTTGAATGGTTCTGGACCCACAATTCCATCTGGAGAGGGCACCCCACGCACCGGCGTAGGCACATGATCGAAAAACCCACCATGCTCATCATATGTGATTACCAACAAGGTTTGGTTCCATTGTGGGCTCGCCCTCAACGTCTCATATACCTCCTTTACAAACATCTGTCCTTGATAGACATCGTGCGATGGGTGATCATCGTTGGCTGGGAACAACTTTGTATCCATGTACCGCTGCTCTACCACAACGTACCCCGGCAACTTTCCTTCTTTTGCATGCTGCTTGAACCACAGGTCGTATGGGTGGAACTTGAAGATATACTTGAGCTTTCTTAGGTTCTTGTAGAACAATGTTGCCGGTATGTTCTGATAGTATATTCCAAAGTCAATGCCCGCATCATTCAGGTTGTCGAAGATTGTCTGTTGAGGGTAACCTTTTGCCAAGAGGGACGCAACGTTGCTGGTCGCTCCATGTGAAGTGGCGGAGTGCACATATAAACGGTTGGGTTGGGTGGACGCTGGGACGGAGGAAAACCACCTATGAAACACATGCATTAATTAAAAGATTATGATATATCCATTATCTAGTAAATTATTAAGAGAAAGTCTTGAGCcaatacttttattaaaatttggccgatacttaatcaataaaagaaaaatgagtaatctCATATTATTggatataatctcacaccattaaagaTATTAATAATGGCTAATTAATgactaaaaattacaaaaattgctAGTCCTTAGTACTCTTTAACTACTAAAATAATAGGAGAATGTTTACATTGctgacaaaaataacttaaaaagatACAAACCATAAATGAATTTTCGAAAGATTTAAGAATTTGACAAAGTGattagatattaaatatatatttaaaaaaactttaaaaatattattttgatacaaatttttataagtattattagaaaaaaaatgtattttctttcttaaaattgttaatttttttgttttttttttaattttcattttgaatgatcaaatttttttgaaaaataaaaaaatagtctaaaattcaaatttctttctatttttttttgtgcaTCTTTTAAATAGTGTTATTTAACTATTATCACGAAAAATTGGATCAAATTGACAAATTATCTGTTAAATACAAAACTTTTTTTACTATTATCACATTTTCAAATAAACTTGTTTGTCGTTTataattttaagaattatttttgtcaataacaataatTTTCGaataccattttaataatttattcttattaaaaatatattacatAATTATGaggttctcttttattttttcccTTAATTTGAATCTGATATATTAATAGATAAAGTATTCGTCGGGACAAACTCAGCATACATTACTGTTTCATTCATTCACCCAATAAAACGGTGGATATATACAATTACAAATACTCATACAATGATTTGCCATAATGACATTATGTttaaagtaagttaattttttctaatttgttaaaataatttttatttaaattctaaatgaaaaaataaaagacGAACTTTTTGTTTATTATATCTTGTTATTGCAATATTTTAATGCCAAGATATTAGCTCAGCGGTAAAAAATACTAAAGGACGAAGACTAAAATAAAGatacaaatttaaattttaaaaaaatattaagagtTTTTTTTGTGTCTTAAATATTGGGAGTATAATTTTACCTCTGCTAATTTAGTGTTTGAAAAATCAAACAACTTAATACTACAAATTAAACAAGAttttttgtgaaaacttaggtgctGTCGACTTTATGCGAAGTATAATTGAGAGCCATTAAATTGTTtgactgatttgattaaatttttatctaatagtTATCAGTTATCAACTTCATGTCAAATAGAtttcacctgaattttcacctgACTTTTTTTATGACACAAAATTTATGGGGAATTAACAAATATATTAGTTTGTAGAAAGGTTAATTAGTAACAAAACCGTTTCTAAAAGGTGACGAAGTTTAAGAGAGGAAGGAATGAATTGCATCTATGGGGATTATGGACTCACCTATCAAAGACAGCAAACTCAGAGACAAGTGACTTATAAACAGCAACATTGTCAGGATCAAACCCGTTCATGACATCGTTGGACATGGCGCTCGTGTTGTCCATGGAGTAGGCTTGCTGTGCGAACCCGTTCATGGGTGCCGGGTCGGCCGACGTATCATTTGACCCGAATATCTGTTCCCTTATCGCCTGAAACGAGTGACCCGGATCCGGGTCCACGTACTGCGCCTCTTCCTTAAAGAAAAACCGCTTCGAATTCGGGTCGGTCACCGATAACGGGTTTGACTCCGACCCGTTTACGCCGTTGATTTCCGGGTTCAGCTTCTTCATCCATCCCAGCATGTGGTCGAAGGAGCGATTCTCCATCACCAAAACGACCACCGTTTTGATCGGGTTGGCGACGGCGTCGACACTCTTGAATGGGCAGCTTGTGATCAGAAGGAGTAGCGCAAGGGTGGATAAGATGCTCCTCTTACTCTTAGTACCCGTTGTTCTTCTCTGTGGCTTTTTCATTTCCTCTGTTTATGTAGTGTTGTGGTTTGAGAAAAAAGAGATGTTGAGGAAAGAAAGATTTTTTAGTTTGTGGGCTGATTGGAtggaaaggaaaggaaagagaaGGGAGAGATAAAATAAGGTGGGTAATATATATTAATAGCGAGGGAGATGAAGAGGCAAAGACGAGAAGAGAAAACTAGAAAAGAGAACCCGTGAGCTGCTGAAACTGGGAATTGGGGTTGCTATTTATTTACAGTCAGTTTCGCATAATGCTACTTTAGTGGCAGTGACGCTGACGGAGTAGCTAAACACACCAGTAATTTTTGTTTACATAGATAGTTttggttaaaaataataaatagcaGTCAAGTTAGGCCTATATCGAAAAGTTTTAGTGCTACGCGTTGAAATGGATTTGCACGGCAAAATGATTAAGAGATTTAGAGATCTAATTAAGAAGTctaattatttttctaataacATAGTCTGATAAATGGTTTGTCATTTAAGTCATTTAAAATGAAAAGAGGTTTGAGACAAGGTGATctattttctccctttttattTGTACTGGTTGTGGATGTGATGCATCGAATAGTTAGAGAGGCAATTAAGAATAGACGTATATACCGTTGTTGGTTGGGAGAGATAGTATAGAATTCTCGCACATGCAGTTTGCTGATGATACCATTCTATTTTGTCCACCTGAAGAGGAGACTATTAAGAATTACAAGAGGCTTCTGCGATATTTTGAGTTGATGTCAGGGTTCATGATCAATTTTGATAAGTCcaatttgatttcaattaattATGATGAGCAGTGGGTTCAGCGTATGGGCAGCTTATTGGGCTGTAAGGGGGATATCATTCCAGTTAAATACCTTAGAATCTCCTTAAGAGCAAATTCGAGGTTGGTGAAGACATAGAAGCCTATAATAGACAAAGTTGAGGAGAAACTCAATCTATGAAAAGCTAAGGTATTAAACAAAGTTGGAAAGTTAGTGCTTATCAAGTCAATCTTGAATAGTTTGCCAGTGTATTATTTGAGTTTATTCAAGATATCGAAGGCTGTTACTGAGAAATTGATTTCATTGCAGAGAAGATTCCTGTGGAGTAAGGAAGATGATAGAAACGGTATGGCACTAGTAAGATGGGAAGTGGTGCAAGCTCCCAAGAAACTAGGCGGGCTAGGAATTGGTGATGCTATGATTCGTAATGCAGCCCTTCTGTTTAAGTAGTGGTGGCGGTTTGCAAAAGAAGAGTGCCCATTGTAGAAGAAGATCGTATGTTCATGTAATAATCTGAATCTTAATGAGTTACTGTCAACTCAAGTGCTACCTACTAGAGGAGGCCCATGGAAATATATTTGCTAGTTACAGATCACGGTTTTGGGATAAGCTGGTTACAGGGTTGTCAATGGAGATTGGTGATAGGCGACAGACTCGGTTTTGGGAGGATGTATGGTTACTCTATGGATCTCTAAAGGATCGGTTCCCGAGacttttctctgtttcaaactaATGTGGATCTGTCATTGGGGATTGCggattttgggatgggttagagtagATTTGGAACTTCCAATAGAGGTGAGAGCTTTTCCAATGGGAATTGGAACTCGTGAATCAATTACATGAGGCTTTGAGACCTGTGAGATTAGTAAATAACCGGAAGGATAGAGTGGTGTGGAAATACGATAGGCAAGGTGTTTTTTCAACAAACTCATTTGTGCAAGTGATGCAGGAAGAAATGCTTCTGGAGGAGGTAACCATCTACAGCTTCACTAGGACCATTTGGAAAGGTTTGGTTCCATCAAGAGTGGAGCTGTTTGCTTGGTTTGTTTTGATAGACAGGGTGAATACAAAGGAGAGGTTAAGCCGGTTTGGGATTGTCAAGCCGGAAGATAATATCTGTGTTTTATCTAATAACGATTTAGAATATGTACATCACTTGTTTCTAGGCTGTGCATTTGCTTGGCAAGTGTGGAGTGCTTGGATATCGGACTTTGGCCGTCAATGGTCATATCTGGGTTCAATGAAAGAGCAATTTTTAAGTTGGATAGAGGAACCGAGGTGTAAGGAGGATCGCAAGTAGCGGATAAGGTGCTTTTGTGCTATCGTGTGGAACATTTGGATGAAAAGGAACATGAGGATTTTTTAGAGTAAAAGCAAAGGTATTGAAGAGATAATCAACATGACTGTGACTAGCGTTAACGAGTGGGTAGGTGTCgatcccttttgttgttgatggctatacCGAAGATGACATGGAAACTTTTTGTTGTCTTAGTGTGTGTTTATTTATTTGGTTAGAGCTGTGGGGTTTGTCTAGCTCTTAACGctccactttattgtgttgagcttttactttaaaaaaaaacagTTTTATGGTGGGATAATTTTGAAATAATGCATATAATAAAAAAGTGATATTATCACTTAAAAATGGCAATATCtacttattaaaattaattagagTCCAGActttatttttttagaatttttttagtttattttccatAATTTTTACCTATGAAAGATTAACAAGTGTTTTTCCAATGTTTTGAGGTTCAATTATTGAGATAAATGCCACAATATTAGATGTATCTTTCTAGTTATAATTCTTTGAGATGGATCACTAACAATAAATTTCTCACGAGAATTTTACATGAGCCTTTATTCTCTTGGTTTGGCAACACTTAATTTCATCTCTTACTCTGATTGAGTCTACCAATTTTAGATGTTAGATTCCATCTTTAcccaaagattaaaaaaaattgtggTTATATTAAAGAAGCCCAAAGCTGATTTGGCGTTAGACAATGTCTAAGCACATAGAGGAGTATTTGATTCGTTGCGGTCCTTGTCAATCCCATATAATCTTTCATACTTGATCCACGTAATATGAAAATAAGCACTGGAGATGAAGAATTCACCATGATTGGAGCTTTTTCACAATCATATTATCCACATGAACAATTGCTTTATTGATGAGTTGCTCTTCACCTTTAATTCAAGGATCAGACCAAAATATAGACATGGACTTATGACTGATTGTACCAGTGTCACCCTTTCTGCCATTCCACCATTTGAATTTTTCTCTTTACTCTTTCTATTGCTGTTTTGAATTACCTTGCTGCATCTTGAGTTTGATATCATCGCACCAAGGTAGCGGCCCAGACAAGCTGCAAAGTCAGGATGGGGGTGCCACATGACTTCAAAACGGAATGGCTTTTCTCCATTCACATAAATATTAGGCTCTAGATAAGCAAGCAATGGGTGATGGTCCAAGTTGAGTTGGCAAGGGTATGGTCAAGTCTCTTAAATATTCTGTCCATACCCAAGTGAATTTTGACCCGACATACCCGAGGTCAATCAAGCAGCATTCCTCTATCCAATTTCTAAATCTATCGCAAgcttgttgatctaaatcaacaCCACCCTTCTTTTCTATCGCAGCCATTATATCATTAAAATCCCCAATGAGCATCCATGGACTGCGTATATCTCTAGCCAAAGCTTTCTTCTCAAGTGCCAAATTCTGTATCTCCAAGTGTATCAATTGTTGATGGGATTGTAACACCCTCACACCCAAAACATCCAAATTCCCCAACAATTCCAACAGCTTCTTCCAAAACCCATCTctttaattacttttttttttcactttcacCGCTACATTTTGTCTCTACTAACAAAGTAATCTCGGGCTTGTATTGTTTAACCATTTCTTTGAGTGTGCGAATAGTGGCTTTATTTGAACACCCTCTAGTGTTCCATGCTAATATCTTCATTATAATAGAAATCACAAAAAAGAGCAACCACCAGAAAACCAAAAATAAGAAAACTCGAATCCGATATCAGAGTTACCTGGCACTTTGTTCAGCTTGGGTATTTTTACCATGGTTAAAAAACTGGTTTCTATCTTGCTTGTGGTTTTGTCCTTGGGTCGGGTTTTGAATTTGGTGGAATTGGTCAGATTTTGGAACATGAttgttattatctttttttttttcattttgctGGGCTGGGTTGTTATTGGGTATTCCTGGATTAGGTCTAGATTGAATATTCTGGTTTTGGACAGTTTTGGGGTTTTCATGATTTGGGCCTTTACTTAGTTGGTCGTTGGGTTTTTCATTGGGAACAGAAACATTTTGATTACTCTTTTCAGCATATTTAGGAGAATGTATTGCTTCCTTACCCTTGTCCTTTTCATTTTTCTGAGTAGAAGCTTCGCTGCCCTCCAATTGTTGGAGAACGCTGAATCTTAGATTGATGTGCTGCAGTGTCCACTCCCCTCTGATCCTTTCCTTCTACTTGTACATTCACCTGCCTTTTGTGCCCTCCTGCCACATGGATTTCTTTGCACAAGCATCCAAGGTCCGTATGGTCCCTGGTTCTCCTCATTTACCAACATACCCTTCTCCTTCTCCGATTGTGCCCTCCAACTGCCATGGTGGTTTCCTCGGACAGTTGCTACTTTCATACTTTATCCAGCTCTACCTCAACACAAATTCTTGCAAACGTTTCTCTACAAATTTGGGAAGTGTTGGTATCTACCTTAATCTTCCCAAAATATTTTCTATCTTCTCCAGAATCATCCTATTGTAGTATTCTATGGCAAGTCCAGGGAGCCTGAGTCCTGACTCATACTACTATCTTATCTATGGACGTGTTCATAGGGTTGAAATCTGGTTGCCATAGTCTAATAGGCAGATAATGATCCAGCATCTTCCAATGGCCCTCCATTAATGCAAAATCCAGGTCCTCTGTTATAGAACCTTACCAAAAAGAAATCATTTCCAATATCAATGACATCAATGCTGCCCTGTTTTGCCCACATTATCtccaaaaaaaaaacttgaatgtATAGCAGGTCTCAAATATTAAAGCATATAAGCCACACTAAATTTTctgataaatttattttaatcagaTTAAACATCAAGATAACAAAGAAGATTAACCACTCAATCTGCCGGTAATGCAGGCAATACACTGATACATATATACACCCAAGAACTGATACTGTTACCtgttaaaatattaaatataactGACTCAACGTAATTCAATCTCGATCAATTCATTATAGAATACAATCCTAAACAATTACCAATTAACCAATATATTGTTTTAACTTCGTAGGTAATGAAGGACCTTGACcccaaaaaagaaattaaaagaagaaaactCATTTAATGGTTTCACATTTGACCTATAAAACGAGCTTTAAAAGAAGCAAAGCAGGGTGTCTGCTTCCAAATGTAAGCCTAATATCTTGGATAAGAAACCCATATCCTGGGGCCAAAAAATCAACTACCCAATCAACATGGAACTTCTCTATCAAAATTTTCTCCAACTTGCCGCAAAACTTACAAGCCATAATCAGTTGGTAAAAATGAAACGGTCAATGTCATAAGCCATCCACAAATTCGGCTACTTTCTCATTTATTCCTCCTTTGCCTCAATGTTccctttacttttacttttacttttgctCTTTCCTTTCTTAACCTTTTCCTCATTTTGATTTCCATTGGAAAAGTCATGAGCACGATCTTCCACACTCCTGCAGTAGAATTTTTACGAAGATGATTGCAGGGAAAAGGTTAGAATTTGTCACACATTGGAGCCATTCATATTCCCTCAACAAGATATAGAATAAAGGGTATCCTTAACAAATTTAAAAAGTAAGAACAATTCAGGTCATATTACTCATAGAATTTGCCAATTTTATGTATTGTTCAGCACTGAAATTTACCAAAATCATATTATTACTTTGCAAATTCATTTTTCCCACAAGTTCAGTTTAGCTTTAAAGCATGATAAAGTGTATTGGGCTGCTATATCGAAATATAAGGAAAACAAGTGGACTTACCCTTCACCAAGATGTGAATCTTtgtttccttgttctttctttctcttctttgttttAGCTTTTCCAGCATCCTCTATAGTCTCGACATCTCTGTTAATTTGCCAGTCCATTAGATGACAAATTTTGTTTAAAAACCATTTTGCATTACTA is a window encoding:
- the LOC107638361 gene encoding non-specific phospholipase C2 isoform X2, which codes for MKKPQRRTTGTKSKRSILSTLALLLLITSCPFKSVDAVANPIKTVVVLVMENRSFDHMLGWMKKLNPEINGVNGSESNPLSVTDPNSKRFFFKEEAQYVDPDPGHSFQAIREQIFGSNDTSADPAPMNGFAQQAYSMDNTSAMSNDVMNGFDPDNVAVYKSLVSEFAVFDRWFSSVPASTQPNRLYVHSATSHGATSNVASLLAKGYPQQTIFDNLNDAGIDFGIYYQNIPATLFYKNLRKLKYIFKFHPYDLWFKQHAKEGKLPGYVVVEQRYMDTKLFPANDDHPSHDVYQGQMFVKEVYETLRASPQWNQTLLVITYDEHGGFFDHVPTPVRGVPSPDGIVGPEPFNFTFDRLGVRVPTIAVSPWIQKGTEKLPTPVKMRQGEAKEDGKMSEFQQELIQLAAVIKGENILTSYPDRVGKKMTVKQGKDYMEKAVRRFFEAGRYAKKMGVSDDHIVQMKPSLTTRSSKPTNTNP
- the LOC107638361 gene encoding non-specific phospholipase C2 isoform X1, encoding MKKPQRRTTGTKSKRSILSTLALLLLITSCPFKSVDAVANPIKTVVVLVMENRSFDHMLGWMKKLNPEINGVNGSESNPLSVTDPNSKRFFFKEEAQYVDPDPGHSFQAIREQIFGSNDTSADPAPMNGFAQQAYSMDNTSAMSNDVMNGFDPDNVAVYKSLVSEFAVFDRWFSSVPASTQPNRLYVHSATSHGATSNVASLLAKGYPQQTIFDNLNDAGIDFGIYYQNIPATLFYKNLRKLKYIFKFHPYDLWFKQHAKEGKLPGYVVVEQRYMDTKLFPANDDHPSHDVYQGQMFVKEVYETLRASPQWNQTLLVITYDEHGGFFDHVPTPVRGVPSPDGIVGPEPFNFTFDRLGVRVPTIAVSPWIQKGTVVHGPMGSPTPTSEYEHSSIPATVKKLFNLTSFLTKRDAWAATFESIVQTRTQPRTDCPEKLPTPVKMRQGEAKEDGKMSEFQQELIQLAAVIKGENILTSYPDRVGKKMTVKQGKDYMEKAVRRFFEAGRYAKKMGVSDDHIVQMKPSLTTRSSKPTNTNP